From Triticum aestivum cultivar Chinese Spring chromosome 4A, IWGSC CS RefSeq v2.1, whole genome shotgun sequence, a single genomic window includes:
- the LOC123081789 gene encoding uncharacterized protein, which produces MQNLLRGGHGYVGPEGGQYRSGSSSQASWISRKIKNDLIGEHNDVVTVDGCIVRSNFTLDKVALALEKWGEEQKQVVHAIGLGGILKLGKTGKNFISFTLSLLERIDPSDSSMRLSGGVKSILGEIEICSYMDLRKGGLSLQRQVGRPSGQQCVRARLLLGMEPMEAELTVGDLVKKLQEPVDSTMSARQRLKTELGSAMLAVAAVFGPGDGRNHVPTDAYQLVDDLSKIYHWNYGRYALEEIIRGAMSLAEAKMNGYKSICLYGCPTILQIHYFSSVDTGFLTLDTSQLAHVNLYSSSVVRAFIEADTLVEAGDMKFGVLKVKVSQSAIPSGGGCIHSEALLYIKDLFRTSKEKADSTSDEFTQVISKVDSNDVDKIRSLIEQHEMAQCIYRLKDWKTMDGVIGKALQGKCAGMPKLKTQLLEGVVLDSENPKVVNEYNQGGASVIGSVCVHEDHDVKTVAEVLAGMKTGLLGPDWSGASARRQGTGEITVAVHSTEHSVLPHDESSVIENSGMHVVSTRTNIIGGTHAGRYETAQPVLKFYARRPVKRREFFLVGERTNEGCTVVSETVKIDETYNVLALEAVKVKSLDVGLPAASVTAGEQLHPSGGIMLDDDPHSVKQKSISQINRLIEVCKCQKVAGKSVVAGSVAYIVRTNDVLKSCNDALRKSKGMELKRCWIDHPFPNELKISGAEIKAMMKPGAEVNTRQFEIFRRLVYSEDKKLYAPGSLLRLGEFFISALRGKCWLVNLSRMMLI; this is translated from the exons ATGCAAAACTTGCTTAGAGGAGGCCATGGGTACGTTGGACCTGAAGGGGGGCAGTATAGGTCGGGTTCAAGCAGTCAGGCTTCGTGGATTAGCCGCAAGATAAAAAATGATCTGATTGGAGAGCATAATGATGTTGTTACTGTCGATGGTTGCATAGTTAGGAGCAATTTCACGCTTGACAAAGTTGCTTTGGCTTTGGAAAAATGGGGGGAAGAGCAGAAGCAAGTAGTTCATGCCATTGGCCTTGGAGGAATATTGAAGCTAGGAAAAACTGGGAAGAACTTTATCTCCTTCACTCTTTCTCTGCTGGAAAGAATCGATCCGAGCGACAGTAGTATGAGGCTTTCAGGCGGTGTGAAGTCAATCTTGGGTGAGATTGAGATTTGTTCTTATATGGATTTAAGAAAAGGAGGTCTTAGTCTTCAGAGGCAGGTAGGACGGCCAAGCGGTCAGCAGTGCGTGAGGGCTAGGTTACTACTGGGCATGGAGCCGATGGAAGCTGAGCTAACTGTCGGAGATCTAGTTAAGAAACTCCAAGAGCCGGTTGACTCGACAATGAGTGCACGGCAGAGGCTGAAAACAGAGTTGGGGAGTGCTATGCTTGCTGTTGCTGCAGTGTTTGGACCAGGGGATGGTCGAAACCACGTCCCAACCGATGCTTACCAGCTAGTTGACGATCTATCGAAGATTTATCATTGGAACTACGGTAGATATGCTTTGGAGGAGATAATAAGAGGTGCCATGAGCCTGGCAGAGGCGAAAATGAACGGATACAAATCTATTTGTCTCTATGGTTGTCCAACCATCCTGCAG ATACACTACTTCAGCTCTGTGGATACAGGGTTTTTGACCCTAGACACGTCCCAATTAGCTCATGTTAATCTATACTCCTCATCAGTTGTGCGAGCTTTCATAGAGGCAGATACCTTAGTCGAAGCTGGGGATATGAAGTTTGGAGTATTGAAG GTCAAAGTATCTCAATCAGCCATACCATCGGGGGGCGGTTGTATTCACTCTGAG GCTCTTCTGTATATTAAAGATCTGTTTAGGACTTCTAAGGAGAAGGCAGACTCAACTAGTGATGAGTTCACTCAGGTTATTTCCAAGGTTGATTCAAATGATGTGGATAAAATAAGGAGTCTGATAGAACAGCATGAAATGGCACAATGTATCTATAGGCTAAAAGATTGGAAAACTATGGATGGCGTAATAGGAAAAGCCTTACAGG GGAAATGTGCAGGGATGCCAAAGTTGAAAACTCAATTACTAGAAG GTGTGGTTCTTGATAGCGAAAACCCAAAGGTGGTTAATGAATATAATCAAGGTGGGGCAAGCGTTATAG GATCCGTATGTGTTCATGAGGACCATGATGTGAAAACGGTAGCAGAGGTACTGGCTGGAATGAAAACAG GCTTGCTTGGGCCCGACTGGAGCGGCGCTAGTGCCAGGAGGCAAGGTACAGGGGAGATTACAGTAGCAGTACATTCAACAGAACATTCAGTCTTGCCACATGATGAAAGTTCAGTTATCGAAAATTCAGGGATGCATG TTGTTAGCACTAGGACGAATATTATTGGAGGTACACATGCTGGTCGCTATGAGACGGCGCAACCAG TGTTGAAATTCTATGCCAGGAGGCCGGTGAAAAGAAGAGAATTTTTTTTGGTTGGTGAAAGAACCAATGAAGGATGTACCGTTGTGAGTGAAACTGTTAAGATCGACGAAACATACAATGTACTTGCGCTTGAGGCCGTCAAGGTTAAGAGTTTGG ATGTTGGATTACCTGCGGCAAGCGTTACAGCTGGTGAGCAGCTACATCCTTCAGGTGGAATCATGTTAGATGATGATCCACATAGTGTCAAGCAGAAGTCGATATCTCAAATAAATCGACTAATTGAAG TATGTAAGTGTCAAAAGGTTGCTGGAAAGTCTGTTGTAGCAGGATCTGTAGCTTATATAGTCAGAACTAATGATGTACTGAAGTCATGTAACGATGCGCTGCGGAAATCAAAAGGAATGGAACTAAAGAG GTGTTGGATTGATCACCCATTCCCAAACGAACTAAAGATTTCTGGAGCTGAAATTAAAGCAATGATGAAACCAGGAGCAGAAGTTAATACTAGACAATTTGAGATTTTTAGAAGGCTGGTATATTCTGAGGATAAAAAGCTTTATGCTCCTGGTTCGTTGTTAAGGCTGGGAGAGTTCTTCATCTCAGCTTTGCG GGGAAAGTGCTGGCTGGTGAACCTTTCAAGAATGATGTTGATATAA